One Elaeis guineensis isolate ETL-2024a chromosome 10, EG11, whole genome shotgun sequence genomic window carries:
- the LOC114912795 gene encoding uncharacterized protein, whose product MERLSVHQKSSKQAKAKKKPIKVVYISNPMKIKTSAAEFRNLVQELTGQDSPVANLSKSPYVEDTGDPPPLPEPSSGATSTPGPNPVMNQSSDPCHNAFRSPSSTPYEMIDEAFDPQMLENIPGFLPSPLYHEPQGHGL is encoded by the coding sequence ATGGAGAGGTTAAGTGTCCATCAAAAGAGCAGCAAGCAAGCCAAGGCCAAGAAGAAGCCCATCAAGGTGGTGTACATCTCCAACCCCATGAAGATCAAGACAAGCGCCGCCGAGTTCCGCAACCTCGTCCAGGAGCTCACCGGCCAGGACTCCCCCGTCGCCAACTTGTCCAAGTCCCCCTACGTCGAGGATACCGGCGATCCCCCTCCGCTCCCTGAGCCTAGCTCTGGGGCCACCAGCACCCCCGGACCGAACCCTGTCATGAACCAGAGCTCAGATCCATGCCATAATGCGTTTAGGAGTCCTtcgagtactccatatgagatgatCGATGAGGCCTTCGATCCACAAATGCTTGAGAATATTCCGGGGTTCTTGCCGTCGCCGCTTTACCATGAGCCCCAGGGTCATGGCCTTTGA